In the genome of Hyphomonas sp. Mor2, one region contains:
- a CDS encoding SRPBCC domain-containing protein: MTKPVMVKTIYLKADPEKVWRYITKKEKLAQWFHETDRDLDEKASFQYYSFHDDKEDRKLMWGDVIEADPPNKLVHTFTHQWLEGVITTVTWELMAVDGGTQLTMTHDGITTFGELVGHDKGWDEHLLRLRMMLS, from the coding sequence ATGACTAAACCGGTGATGGTGAAAACAATTTACCTGAAAGCAGATCCAGAGAAGGTCTGGCGCTATATCACCAAGAAGGAGAAGCTGGCGCAGTGGTTTCACGAAACCGATCGCGACCTCGATGAGAAAGCGTCCTTTCAATATTACAGCTTTCATGACGACAAGGAGGATCGCAAGCTGATGTGGGGGGACGTCATTGAGGCCGACCCGCCCAACAAGCTGGTTCACACATTTACCCATCAATGGCTGGAAGGGGTGATCACCACCGTCACCTGGGAGCTGATGGCCGTTGACGGTGGAACGCAGCTGACCATGACGCATGACGGCATTACCACATTCGGGGAACTCGTCGGACATGACAAAGGCTGGGACGAGCACTTGTTGCGGCTGCGGATGATGCTCAGCTAG
- a CDS encoding DUF1287 domain-containing protein, with protein sequence MPQTRRTTLASLFAFPLLPSIASRHESRASNLILRARTQIGVTTLYDPAYVALEYPGGDVPEDRGVCIDVIIRAYRDAFQFDFQQHVHQDMAANFGAYPARWGLTRTDRNIDHRRVPNVETWLRRHGHELPASDWQPGDLMTCRVGGTLPHIGILSSRKDTRGRWKAIHNIGLGTFEDSRIWAYGDKRRFRFLPS encoded by the coding sequence ATGCCCCAGACCCGTCGCACCACGCTGGCCAGCCTGTTCGCGTTTCCGCTTTTGCCGAGTATCGCATCGCGGCACGAATCCAGGGCGTCAAATCTGATCCTGCGTGCGCGAACACAAATCGGCGTCACCACGCTTTACGATCCAGCCTATGTCGCCCTTGAATATCCCGGCGGCGACGTCCCGGAAGATCGCGGCGTCTGTATCGACGTCATTATCCGCGCCTATCGCGACGCCTTCCAATTCGACTTCCAGCAGCATGTGCATCAGGACATGGCCGCCAATTTCGGCGCTTACCCCGCTCGCTGGGGTCTGACCCGGACCGATCGCAATATCGATCATCGCCGCGTCCCGAATGTTGAAACCTGGCTTCGGCGCCATGGCCATGAATTGCCCGCCTCAGACTGGCAGCCGGGCGATCTGATGACCTGCCGGGTCGGCGGCACGCTGCCGCATATCGGCATTCTCTCCAGCCGCAAGGATACGCGCGGGCGTTGGAAGGCCATTCACAATATCGGCCTCGGGACATTTGAAGACAGCCGCATCTGGGCCTATGGCGACAAGCGCCGGTTCCGGTTCCTGCCTAGCTGA
- a CDS encoding nitroreductase, translating into MDVSTAVKQRISTRGFLDTPLPKAEVEQWLKDAQRSPSGGNLQPWRVIAVTGEERNKVVQLAAAKLTGNPRGEPTDRPIYPDHITEAQNARRFRVGEMMYEKIGIPRDDKAGRLTWFMRNYNFFNAPVALFFVLDERVGHGQWGHTGMLMQTLALLAEERGWGTCMQECWGILRPSLKDHFGLDENEMVWCGMAVGIPDKDDPVNQLYTERAELEEFAELRGF; encoded by the coding sequence ATGGACGTCAGCACCGCCGTCAAACAACGCATATCAACACGCGGGTTTCTCGACACCCCGCTGCCAAAAGCCGAGGTCGAGCAATGGCTGAAAGACGCGCAGCGCTCGCCGTCCGGCGGCAATCTGCAACCCTGGCGCGTGATTGCCGTCACCGGCGAAGAGCGCAACAAGGTCGTGCAGCTTGCGGCGGCGAAGCTGACCGGAAATCCACGCGGTGAGCCGACCGATCGCCCGATCTATCCGGACCATATCACCGAGGCTCAGAACGCCCGCCGGTTCCGGGTCGGCGAGATGATGTACGAAAAGATTGGTATCCCGCGCGATGACAAGGCCGGGCGCCTGACCTGGTTCATGCGGAACTATAATTTCTTCAACGCACCGGTCGCCCTGTTCTTCGTCCTCGACGAACGCGTCGGACATGGCCAGTGGGGTCATACCGGCATGCTGATGCAGACCCTCGCATTGCTCGCCGAGGAACGCGGCTGGGGCACCTGCATGCAGGAATGCTGGGGCATCCTGCGCCCGAGCCTGAAGGACCATTTTGGCCTGGATGAGAATGAAATGGTCTGGTGCGGAATGGCGGTCGGCATCCCGGACAAGGATGATCCTGTGAACCAGCTCTATACAGAGCGGGCGGAGCTGGAAGAGTTTGCAGAGTTGAGGGGGTTTTAA
- a CDS encoding AAA family ATPase produces MHLIFVYGPPAAGKYTVSRRVSELTGLPLFHNHLVVDAVAAVFPFGTENFMRLREQFWMDAFKAAAEEGRSLIFTFQPENSVDPTFPGRVRELVEVAGGRVTFVHLHLSRDGQLERIANEDRAKFGKLRDIEILKANLDQFEASTKAMPPADLTIETEQMSAYEAAELIVNIVGAS; encoded by the coding sequence ATGCACCTGATCTTTGTCTATGGCCCGCCAGCGGCTGGGAAATACACCGTTTCAAGGCGCGTCTCCGAGCTGACAGGACTGCCGCTGTTTCACAATCATCTGGTCGTCGACGCGGTCGCTGCGGTGTTCCCGTTTGGCACTGAGAATTTCATGCGCCTGCGCGAGCAGTTCTGGATGGATGCCTTCAAAGCGGCAGCCGAAGAAGGACGCTCGCTGATCTTCACCTTTCAGCCCGAGAATTCGGTCGATCCGACCTTCCCCGGTCGCGTCCGTGAGCTGGTCGAAGTGGCCGGTGGCCGGGTCACATTCGTGCATCTTCACCTGTCGCGCGACGGGCAGCTGGAGCGGATCGCCAATGAAGATCGCGCCAAGTTCGGCAAGCTGAGAGACATAGAGATCCTGAAAGCCAACCTCGATCAGTTCGAAGCCAGCACAAAGGCGATGCCGCCAGCGGATCTCACCATCGAAACCGAGCAAATGAGCGCCTATGAGGCCGCCGAGCTGATCGTAAACATCGTCGGCGCGTCCTGA
- a CDS encoding amidohydrolase, with the protein MFRSVPVISSLAVAAILGACSQASQTGPDANAAHSEPPAAVAELANAPVEISADMPTAGTNLIDLYKYFHAHPELSFKEIKSSTIMANELTSLGFEVTTGLGDEWTKAKSLRDNGIVRDGVGGYGVVGVFRNGDGPTVLIRADMDALPVAERTGVPHASQIVDETWTGVTNGVMHACGHDIHMTSWVGAARNLIAAKDDWSGTLIMIAQPAEELGNGAQAMIADGLFERFPQPDYNLALHVSASVPSGKVAYSSGFALANVDSVDITVKGIGGHGAYPHTTKDPVIVGASIVTAIQTLVSRNVNPQTPAVVTVGSFQAGAKHNIISDEAKLLLTVRSYDDETRAMLLEGIERIAKAQALAFGAPEPEIFIEPDYTPSTYNEPALAAKAAEAIAGAIGEENISQVAPVMGGEDFSQYGRTDAKIPSLIFWVGAVEPGTWQAAQDSALGLPSLHSPFFSPDYEPTIETGVKSMTATALALFQDG; encoded by the coding sequence ATGTTTCGATCGGTTCCAGTAATCTCTTCATTGGCGGTCGCCGCCATTCTCGGGGCTTGTTCGCAGGCGAGCCAGACCGGTCCTGACGCGAACGCCGCCCATTCTGAACCGCCGGCGGCGGTCGCAGAGCTCGCCAATGCGCCGGTCGAGATTAGCGCAGATATGCCCACGGCAGGCACCAACCTGATCGATCTCTACAAATATTTTCATGCCCATCCCGAGCTCTCGTTCAAGGAAATCAAATCGTCCACGATCATGGCAAACGAGCTGACCAGCCTCGGCTTCGAGGTCACGACCGGCCTCGGCGATGAATGGACCAAAGCCAAGTCCCTGCGCGACAATGGCATCGTCCGGGACGGCGTTGGCGGCTATGGCGTGGTCGGCGTGTTCCGCAATGGCGATGGCCCAACCGTGCTCATTCGCGCGGATATGGACGCGCTGCCAGTGGCGGAACGCACCGGCGTGCCGCATGCCTCGCAAATCGTCGACGAGACCTGGACCGGCGTCACCAATGGCGTCATGCATGCCTGCGGTCACGACATTCACATGACCAGCTGGGTCGGCGCGGCGCGTAATCTGATCGCCGCGAAAGACGATTGGTCCGGCACCTTGATCATGATCGCGCAGCCGGCCGAGGAACTCGGCAACGGTGCCCAGGCCATGATCGCTGACGGCCTGTTCGAGCGGTTTCCGCAACCGGACTACAATCTGGCGCTGCACGTCTCCGCCAGCGTCCCGAGTGGCAAGGTCGCCTACTCTTCCGGCTTTGCGCTGGCCAATGTCGATAGCGTCGATATCACCGTCAAAGGCATTGGCGGACACGGCGCCTATCCGCACACGACCAAGGACCCGGTCATCGTCGGCGCCTCCATCGTCACCGCCATCCAGACGCTGGTCTCGCGCAATGTGAACCCGCAAACGCCTGCCGTCGTCACGGTCGGATCGTTCCAGGCCGGGGCCAAGCACAATATCATTTCCGATGAGGCAAAACTGCTGCTCACTGTGCGCTCTTATGATGACGAGACACGCGCCATGTTGCTCGAAGGGATTGAGCGGATCGCCAAGGCCCAGGCCCTCGCCTTCGGCGCGCCGGAGCCTGAGATCTTCATCGAACCCGACTACACCCCATCGACCTATAATGAGCCTGCATTGGCCGCCAAAGCAGCTGAGGCCATTGCGGGCGCTATTGGCGAAGAGAATATCAGCCAGGTGGCCCCGGTCATGGGCGGCGAGGATTTCAGCCAATATGGCCGCACTGACGCCAAGATCCCGAGCCTGATCTTCTGGGTCGGGGCGGTTGAACCCGGGACCTGGCAAGCCGCGCAAGACAGCGCGCTCGGCCTGCCCTCGCTGCACTCGCCTTTCTTCTCGCCGGACTATGAGCCGACGATTGAAACCGGTGTGAAAAGCATGACGGCGACAGCGTTGGCGCTCTTCCAGGACGGGTGA